The Trueperaceae bacterium genome includes the window AGGAAGCTCGCTTCGCTCCCACTGACTCCGTTCTTGTAGGTACGACTCTGTATGTGGCTGATGGGTATGGATCTAACTACATATCAACAGCTGACGTAATTTCCCAAAAGTGGACTGATAATTTTGGCGGGAAAGCAGAATACCCTGAACAGGACGGTAAATTTTCAACCGCCCATGGTCTTGATGTGAGTCCGGTTCGGCCAGACCGGCTTGTTATAGCTGATCGGCCATCCGCTCGAATTCAAGAACATGGGTTGAATGGGCACTTTCACCACTCACATGGTCTCCCAGGCGGGGCTTGGCCTTGCGGCATAGACCATATTAATTTCCAAGGCCGGTGGCTTGCTGTGGTCGGGAGCCTCAAAGATCCCGAGGAGGGACGTCCAGCACCCATTTACCTGTTAGATGGTATTACCTACGAAGTCCTTTCCACTATCCGGCCAAAGGACGAGCTGGGTGTCGATCTTGCCCAGCATCTACACAACGTTGTGTTTCATGTTGATAAAGAACACCTTTATCTCGTCTGTCAAGCTTGGAATCCCGGCTATTATTTTGTCTTGGAACAAGTTTAGGTTGGTTAAGTGGTTTTAGCGACGGCGTGCCAATTAAGAACTAAACCTAGATAGTGGATAAGCTAAATGTGCAGGAAAAAATGTCTAGCCAAAATTCATATAAAAGCAGTGTAGTTATTCTTAGTGCTGTAAGGACTCCTATCGGCCGTATCCGTGGTGAGTTTGCAGATGTTAGGCCAGACGATCTGGCAGCGATCGCAATTAAGGAGGCCGTCTCTGAAGCAAAGATTAAACCCGGGGATGTCGAAGAAGTCTATCTGGGTTGCGCTAACCAAGCAGGAGAAGATAGCCGCAACATTGGGAGAATAGCAGGACTTTTAGCTGGGTTACCAACCCAAGTAGGGGGCGTGACCGTTAATCGACTATGTGCTAGTGGGCTTAACGCGGTTAATCAAGCAGCTCGTGCAATTATATCTGGCGAAGGCAGTGTTTTTGTGGCAGGGGGGGTAGAAAGTATGACCCGGGCTCCCTATTCTTTGCCAAAAAACCCCACTGCTTACGGGCCATCTGGAAACGTAACTGGTTGGGATACTACCCTCGGTTGGCGGTACCCCAATGCAAAGCTAAAGAAAATGTTTCCCTTGGAGGCAATGGGAGAAACCGCTGAAAACATTTTTGAGATGAGCCGTAGCGGCGAAATACGAGGCGGGATTATCACTCGGGCTGACCAGGACCAGTTTGCGTTACAGAGTCATCGACGAGCCGTTCTGGCAATGCAAGAAGGACGCTTTCAGGATGAGATCGTGCCGGTTAAAGTTCAAAACCGCCTTCAAGGAACTAAATCTGTAGGTGTAGATGAAGGCCCGCGATACTCTATAACGGAAAACGGATTTGAGCTAAACACGGATATGAGTCAATTGGCAGCTCTTCCAGCAATTTTCCGAGATGGCGGAACTGTTACGGCTGGTAACTCAAGTGGGCTCAACGATGGTGCTAGTGCCATCGTGCTTGCAGAAGAAGGTTGGGCTAGAAATAACGGCTACAAACCAATTGCTCGTTGGCTAGGATCGGCTGCCACCGGAGTCGATCCGCAGGTTATGGGTTTAGGTCCAGTGCTAGCTACCCGCAAATTGATGGAGCGGCTTGATGTGCAAATAAGTGATATCGGTCTTATTGAGGTTAATGAAGCCTTTGCAGTTCAAGCGATAGCGGTTATTCGTGAACTTGGGCTAAGGGAGGAAATCACTAATGTTAATGGGGGAGCGATCGCTATAGGCCATCCGCTTGGTTGTTCTGGGGCCAGGATACTAACAACACTCATCCACGAGATGCAGAAGCGACAGATAGACGGTTTGAAACAAAATTTAGGCCTCGCAACTTTATGTGTTGGAGTTGGACAAGGCGAAGCGACTCTAGTCGAACTGCCGAACTAGTCATTAGGATGGAAAACCTTCCCCAATTGACCCCAGAAGCTGCTGCGGCATTAGTAAAAGAAGGTTTAACAATTATGGTCGGCGGTTTTGGAATGACCGGAAATCCTGTCGCCCTGTTACATGCTCTCGCAGACACTGGAACTGCTGGTCTCACGTATGTAGGTAACAATGTAGGTGAAGTCGGGTTGGGCGGCGGTAGGTTGTTACGAAACAGCCAAATAAAGAAAATTGTCGGATCATTCTTTACAAGCAATCCTGAAGCAGTAGCAGCTGTTCAAAATGGTGAAATAGAATTTGAAATCCTCCCACAAGGTTCTCTAGCTGAAGCCATTAGGGCTGGTGGAGCAGGTATAGCTGGCTTCTATACCAAGACGGGAGCAGGGACTATTTTGAGCAACGACAGCGAGACTCGTAGTTTTGGTGGCCATCCTTACGTATTCGTAAAAGGTTTACGAGCGGATGTTGCCCTAATAAGAGCCTGGCAAGCAGATCAAGCTGGAAACCTCGTTTATCGGATGACTGAAAGAAACTTCAATCCACTCATGGCGACGGCAGCCGACCTGGTTATTGTTGAGGCAGAACACATTGTTCCTGTCGGTAGTATCAAACCGAACGATATACACACCCCGGGATGCTATGTAGATGTTCTTGTGGAAGCCAAGACCTCCCCAGAA containing:
- a CDS encoding acetyl-CoA C-acyltransferase (catalyzes the thiolytic cleavage of beta-ketoadipyl-CoA to succinate and acetyl-CoA), whose amino-acid sequence is MSSQNSYKSSVVILSAVRTPIGRIRGEFADVRPDDLAAIAIKEAVSEAKIKPGDVEEVYLGCANQAGEDSRNIGRIAGLLAGLPTQVGGVTVNRLCASGLNAVNQAARAIISGEGSVFVAGGVESMTRAPYSLPKNPTAYGPSGNVTGWDTTLGWRYPNAKLKKMFPLEAMGETAENIFEMSRSGEIRGGIITRADQDQFALQSHRRAVLAMQEGRFQDEIVPVKVQNRLQGTKSVGVDEGPRYSITENGFELNTDMSQLAALPAIFRDGGTVTAGNSSGLNDGASAIVLAEEGWARNNGYKPIARWLGSAATGVDPQVMGLGPVLATRKLMERLDVQISDIGLIEVNEAFAVQAIAVIRELGLREEITNVNGGAIAIGHPLGCSGARILTTLIHEMQKRQIDGLKQNLGLATLCVGVGQGEATLVELPN